TTCTTTGGAATGCATGATGAGACATGGATTCCTAAGGATTGTTCAAGTGCATTCAATGTTAAGGGATGGAACACGGAATAGCCTTGGCCACAATGAGCAGGTGAGTCTTGTCATCTTGCATCTTCGTTGATCTCATGCATTTCATATAGATATGCTACAAAACATACAACAGAAGTGCtactttttattttatttccttgtatcatctgATTTCTTATCAAAGAAAAGGAACCACATGCTGTTACTTGGAACAGGCAAAGATCTCAAGTTCCATTCTTCATTTTTGACGTTGGCAGTCCCAAACTTCACACAAGTATGTTCTCTTGTCCACAGAAGGAGTACAATATGGGTGACTGCAGGTACGTCCCCAGGGACACTGCTACTACCGTCACTGTTGAAGGAATCACAGTTGTGCTGGAAGGTCTTGCCTTCCTGCTTGCTGTGTCTGCCTTCTCATCTTATTTATGATCGTTTatgtgaagaagcagcagcaacctcATATGTTTTCTTGTGTAGTAATATGTGACCTGCATTTGCAGACATATATATGGGTCAAGTCACTCTTTGTTAGTTATTAGACGTTGTTAGTGTTTTTCTATCAGACATGGTGCTGCAATGGGCTTGACTGCTTAAGTCTCACTCAGATTTTAGACTTGATTATTAACTGCTTCCTTTCATTAAGATGTGAGGTCCTGATCCCAATGATAGAGCATCATCGCCCTCTGAAATAATATTCATGAGAGTTCACTGTTTGATTTTGTTGAACCATGCAAGTTCAAATTTTGATGAAGCCATGCAACTGGTAGATGCTTCAACAGAGCATATTTTTGCAGTGTTCCTCTGGAACGAAAATACTCTGGTCCTTCTGTACTTGATAAAATTAGTGTTGTATTTGCCTGGTATAAGAAAGATAGTGCAGTGCCGACAGATAGTGTTGTATTTGCCGGGTATTAATTTACATGTGTTGTGTCGAAAGCAGGCTGAGGAGAACACACATGCACGGCCAGCTGCATGGATTAGCCGATGGAACCAATTAATAACAGGAGAAAGGGCGGAAAATAGGAGGGAGATGGTGATATTGACAATGGGCAGTAGTCTGCAATTGTGTCACGCCGTGTTTGTCAGATTAGGCCCACCTAATCAATTGTTTTTGGGCAGCACTAGAAAATTAATGAATGCATGCTGTACAATTTTCGCTGATCTTCTCTGATTTTCTAACAGATGTGAAATGTTGCCCAACTAATATTTGAGATGTAAATTAATATTCAGTCGTAGAAATTGATATATGTACGCCTTCATTTTCTGCATTTTTTTCTACTTATGTGTTCATGCCTTCAAGTCCAGATGACAATTGTTCTTGCTATTTAGATCTGCTATTTCGTAATTTTTCCTACAAATACAATGAAAGTTAAATTGAGAAGATTGCATGAATAGAATAAACACACTATTATTTCTATGTCTCTTCGTGCTTTCAAATTCAAAGGGACAACATTATTCCCATTCTTACTTTACAAGTACTATGAAGGATATCACTCGACCAGACTGCGCATGAATAGCATACACGGTGTGATCTCTTCCGATGTCATGTCGAATCAAATCCACATGTATATTGTATGTGCAAAATTATAGTACTCCCGGAGACCCGTAGTCAACAAGTATAAATATGAAAAATTATAATACCCTGAAAATCAGTAGGGAAGAGCTAGCCTCTGCCCTCTGTCAAGACAAAGTAGCTGTCTCTGCCCTCTGACTATATATCACCGAGAGAAACCAGCAAGCTCTAACTTCTGCCCTCTGTCAACACAACCCAATAGGCAATTCCACCTTAGCTCTAAATATCACGTTATAAAGATGAATAACTCGATCGGTAGAGCTAATCTTCCAGATTCTTTGTATCCACGTTCGTATTATGTACAAAATGCACTAATAAACAATTAATAaacaaccagggcacaatcgtctcTCACATCTTGTACAAGAGCTGCTCAGGCGCAAGAATGGAGTAAGACCAAGGAAGAAGAATTAGAAATACAGAAACAGTAAAAAGCAAGCCTTGTTGTGAAGGCAAACAACAACCCTTAACAAAATTGTCTTTAATTTTAAAATATTTTGCCAATCCGTCGAGAGCTAAATAACGTGCATCCAGCAACAACTTTAACATTGTTTACACAGGAAACAAACCACCAAGAATGAGAGAAGAAGAACTAGGCTCATTTCTCTAGCACTACATCAAAGAGACAGACTCAACCGGAGGATCAACATCTCAAGTCTAAGAAAAGAACAAGAGCTTCACAACTCTGCGTCCATTACTCACTATCACTATGTGTTGTAGATAACTTATGCATGTAGGTACCAACTAAATGTACCCATTCCTTGTATAATCTACTTTGTCACGAATCAAGTCTTCAAATGACTTACCAAATATTACAAATAAACTAAATTGCTTATCGATCCAcgtggcgcggcgtgccgccgcgcactaCCCGCTAGTAATAGCTAGGAAGCTTCCAACGCCTGCCAACACAAGATCCTACCGAATCCTGCTGCGCAGAAATGATCCATCTCATGCTTATGAGCCGCCATTAGGGATCGACGGGCAGTTTTGCTGAGCCGCAGCTGCCACAAATGATTAAGAAAAACCAAGTTAATTAGGAAGAAAGAAAGGAGTAGATGATTGAATTTACTGGGAGGGTTCATATGCATGCATGGAAGGAAACATCAGCTGTGGTAGCGTGCTTACGGTTGCTGCATTTGGACGGCCCATCGTTTGCAAGGATGCCACCAACGAAAACCAGCAGAACGAGGAGGATCAGCATCAGCCGAACCGAGGTCGCAGAGGAGTTGTTCTTCACCATCCTCGATTGTTCGTCTCCTTGCTCCTTCCTGTGTTTCTATTCTACTTGGATTGGCGACCTGGCTCACAGTTTGTGCAAAATGGGTGCTCGACTCAAGCACTTATATATAGAGCGCACGTACATATAGTTTCCATGTGTGAAAGTAGGTTAGGTCCAGATGCGGAAGATGAAGAAAAATGGTGTGGTGCAAGTTGATCAAATTAAAGGATATGATACTCCTATCCTATGCGAGTAAGAACGCACGTTGCTATACATTGACTGATGACCCCTTGCTGGAGTCTTTTTCGAATTCTTTGATTGCAAAGTGCCCTCTATGGTGGAACATCAAGTCATTTTTGTGTGCGGGCCCACACCTCTGCACATGCGGAACACAATCTTGGATTCAAACGATGATTGAGGATGGCAATAATGAAGTCAAGCCTCAGCTATGCACGAATGCATAAAACAACTCGTGCTGATTCAAAGGGTGGAAGCTGCTACCTGCTGTGGGCGGCGGCTACCTGATGGTGCTCCGTGTACTGAGACCCTGTTCGAGTAGCACATCTGGTGCAGCAACACAACACACAAACACCGTCTAATCAGTGCAAGGAACACAAACAAAACAACAGAAACCTGCACGTGGTCAGACCTTCTTTCCAAAATTCCAAAAATGGAATTCAGAGTTCTAGAGAGAATATGCGTGTCCATGAAAAATTTCAGTTTCATGTAGCACAAATAAGCAAATAAATAAATCAATAAATCAAACTGTCTGGCAATTGTAGTACTAGGAAAATCAGGGTAGTGTTCTCAAGTATACCGGAGGTTAAGACAAATACGTGAGCACAAATAAGGTGCCAATTATTTATTTCATGAGCCATACATCCAAGGAGTATCAAATAAGTCAAGACAAGGCATCGGCATATCATcgccaagaaaagaaaagaaaaaagacatcTGCATATGAACGCACGCCTGTCAAGTTCAGTTCAGGTATAAAACTTGTCCAAGTGGCCACGTGCGTGAATTGGCTGTACATGTTGAATCAAGTTATGATTGGGGATTAATATGCTTACATCAGCTTCAGTTCCCACCATGGAAAGCGGTGTGAGCCCGGTTGAAAAAAAAGTAGCCACCATGGAAAGGGAAGAAATTGCAGTCAAGAGCTGGTGTACATTGACTGACGACTCCTTGCATGAGTATCATGTAGTGTAGAGAGTACTTTGTCCAGTCAGTTTTCTAATTTGTTGGTAATTTCGGAGAATATACAAGTCATTATTTTACAATTACCGTTGGTCAAACTTAGCTTTGACCATCACTAAATAAAAGAAGAGGAATACCATGTAGATTGCAGAGCTAAGGTTAGTATTCTTGGATTTCACAAAAAAGACTTGAATAACATATTAACATGTAATCTTTTTTTTATTTGAAACAATTTATTTTAAATTTAGATTGCTAGTCAAAGTGCCACCTCGAAGATCTTATCAATTAGATATCTCAAACGATATTTATATTCTAGATCACAGGGAGTATATCCAAGGGGGGACGATCGAGTTGGGTTCCTATAACAGCCAGGTGGCCAAGTGGCCAAGTGTACACACATTCTATTTGGTCTTCATGCATCTGAGAGAGGTAGCAAAATCAACTTAGTCCAAAAGAAAATCTTTCAATCAAGTGGTGATTGAGGACCAAGATAGCTGGTGGGAAAGGTAGTCTGAAACTAGGACTGAGAAGAGTTGAATTCCTCACGTGGCAGAAATAGCAAGAAAGTACGTTAGGTGCAGATGTGGAAGAAGAATTTAGGGGCTCACATAACAGAAATGGCAAGCAGAGCACCCAGGCCACTTGTCGATAATTATTAAATTATTACTTTGCCAGAGTATGTGCAAGGAAGGCGCTTGCAGCTCACCCATTCTCCTTTTTTGTATAAGCGCAGCATATCAGTAGTACAAAAAACACACAGCTTACTGAAGAAGCACAACATGTGTGACAGACCAAGAAGGCTCCTAGCCATTGTTGTTGTAACCTCTCTTCTCAGCTTCGCTGTCGCTGCTTCTTCTTCATCCAACGCCACCGACTTCGAAACCCTCCTTTGCTTGAAGCTCCACCTCTCCGGCagccccaactccctccttggctcaTGGGTGCAGAACAACTCCCTCCATTTCTGCAGCTGGCCCGGCGTTGCTTGCAACGCATCTCGTGTCGTTGCGCTGAACCTCGAGAACTCCGGCCTCGATGGCCAGATGCCGCCTTGCATTGCCAACCTCACCCTCCTCTCAAGAATCCACTTCCCGGGAAATCTGCTGAGCAGCCACATACCAGCGCAACTCGGGCAGCTGAGAAGGTTGACCTACCTTAACCTCAGCTCCAACAGCCTTACTGGTTCCATCCCCAACACTCTGTCCTCCACATCCCTCCAGGTGATTGATCTTGGTAACAACAAGTTCAGCGGAGATATCCCTGAAAGCATCGGAAAGCTCCGCAATCTCTCGTTTTTACGCCTTGCTCGCAACAGCCTGACGGGCAGCATCCCACTTTCGCTTGGAAGCAGCAGCTCTAACTCCCTTGTTTCTGTCATCCTCGCAAACAATTCCCTCACAGGACCCATTCCGTCGGCCCTTGCTCACAGTTCATCTCTTCAGGTGTTGAACTTGGTAAGAAACAACCTCGATGGAGAGATACCTCCTGCTCTTTTCAACAGCACATCGCTTCAAAGATTAGCCCTTGGATGGAACAATTTTTCTGGGTCAATACCTGCGGTCGTTCCAAATTTCAATTCACCCTTGCAAGCTCTTATATTGTCGGTGAATAGTCTCGCAGGCACCATACCGTCGACTCTGGGTAATTTTTCTTCCCTTCGGATCCTTCTGCTTGCGGCCAACAGTTTCAAAGGCAGTATCCCAGTGAGTATAGCAAAAATCCCAAACTTGCAAGAACTAGATGTTTCTTACAACATTCTGTCAGGGACTATCCCGTTCTCCATATTCAACATGTCTTCACTCACCTACCTTAGTTTAGCTGTTAACAATTTTGTTGGGGAACTTCCATTTGACATCGGATATACACTTCCAAGCATCCAAACATTCATATTGCAACAAAATAAGGTTGGAGGAAAAATCCCTGCATCGCTAGCCAACGCAACCAATTTCCTGTCCATTAACCTAGGGGCTAATGCATTCTATGGCATTATCCCTTCTTTTGGGTCTCTTTCTAACCTAGAAGAGCTAATTCTGGCAAGTAATCAGCTAGAAGCTGGAGACTGGTCATTCCTCTCCTCGTTGGCGAATTGCACGCAGCTGCAGGTCTTGTCTTTGGGAACCAACATGATGCAAGGAAATCTGCCGAGTTCAGTTGGTAGTCTTGCAACTAGCCTAGGGGCTTTGGTTCTGCACGCAAATAAGATGTCTGGCAGCATCCCACCAGAGCTAGGGAACCTCACAAACCTCTCATTTCTTAGAATGGAGCAGAATCAGTTTGCTGGCGATCTCCCCAGCACAATCGGAAACCTTGCAAGCTTGACATACGTGGACTTGTCACGGAACAGACTTTCCGGACAGATTCCAAGTTCGATAGGGAAACTCCGTCAAATGAACAACCTCTTCTTGCAAGAAAATAATTTCAGTGGACCCATTCCTAGGACACTAGGTGATTGCCGAAGGTTGATCACTCTCAACCTTTCATGTAACTCCTTGAGCGAGAGCATACCAAGAGAACTCTTCTTTCTTGACTCCTTATCAGCAGGTTTGGATTTGTCCCACAACCAGCTTTCTGGACAGATTCCACCTGAGATTGGTGGCTTGATTAATATAGGGCCACTAAATTTTTCCAACAACCGTCTTTCCGGGCTCATTCCAACTGCTCTAGGTGCTTGTATTCGCCTGGAGTCCCTTCACTTAGAGGGCAACCTACTTGATGGCAGAATTCCTCAGTCTCTCTCCAATTTGAGAGGTATTGCCGAGATTGATCTCTCACGAAACAACTTGAGCGGTGAAATCCCAAACTTTTTCCAGTCATTCAATTCTCTGAAGCTTCTCAACTTGTCCTTCAACGACCTCGAGGGTCAAATGCCACAAGGGGGGATATTTCAAAATTCTAGTGAGGTGTCTGTCCAAGGGAACAGTATGTTATGTTCTAGTTCCCCAATGCTACAACTGCCGCTTTGCTTTGCATCATCAAGAAACCGGCACACTTGGCGCACTCTAAAGATAACTGGGATCAGTGTGGCGGCTCTTGCTTTGGTCTGTTTGTTATGTGTAGTATTTATTCTCTTGAAGAGGAGGAGCAAGAGATCTAAACAGTCAGATCAACCATCATACACTGAGATGAAGAGCTTCTCATATGCTGATCTAGCCAAAGCGACAAATGGTTTCTCTCCAGACAATTTGGTTGGCTCAGGGGCTTACGGATCAGTATACAAGGGTGTACTTGAATCTGAAACAAATGGAATGATTGCTGTCAAAGTTTTCAAGCTTGACCAACTTGGAGCACCAAAAAGCTTTGTTGCCGAGTGCGAGGCATTCAGAAACACTCGTCATCATAATCTTGTAAGGGTGATTTCTGCATGCTCAACATGGGACAACAAAGGGAATGATTTCAAGGCTCTTATTATTGAATACATGGCTAATGGCACCCTAGAGAGCTGGATTTATTCAGAAACAAGAAGACCGTTGAGTTTGGGCTCCAGAGTAACAATAGCAGGGGACATAGCTGCTGCATTGGATTATTTACATAATAGCTGTGTGCCCCCTATAGTCCATTGTGATTTGAAGCCTAGCAATGTGCTACTAGATGATGCCATGGGTGCCCATCTCAGTGACTTTGGGTTAGCTAAGTTCCTCCAAAGTCATGACTCTTCAAGTACTATTACTTCTACGAGCTTAGCAGGGCCGAGAGGATCAATTGGATACATTGCACCAGGTAAACCTTTACTATATTATTATTAGCTTTCCTCACTCCCTAGTATCATTCAAGTTTTACTTTTCCTTTCTTCAAAAGGAACCTTTTATGTTTTTCAATAATCAGTGTTCTAAGATACCTGAATGTTAAACAATGCAGAGTATGGCATCGGGAACAAGATCTCAACGGCAGGCGATGTCTATAGCTATGGAATTATCATCCTAGAAATGCTCACGGGGAAACGCCCAACAGATGTGTTGTTCAAGAATGGCCTGAGCCTTCAGAAATTCGTGGGAAATGCATTCCCCGAAAAGATCCGTGATATACTTGATCCTAATATCATCACCCCGAGTTTCGAAGACGAAGGCGTGGACCATGGAAACCATGCTATGGTGGGGATGCTGAGCTGCATTATGCAGCTTGTTCAGCTTGGTCTCTCATGTTCCACGGAGACACCAAAAGATCGACTAACAATGCCGGATGTCTACGCAGAAGTCTCTGCAATCAAACGAGAATATTCAGCACTGCGCATCAAGGAATAGGACACTTGTGTTTTGTTCACGTGTATGTTACAAGTAAGTTTGCTCATGTGACTGGAAGATATCTTCCTGAGAGGCCCTTATGTTGGGCTTCTTCGAATTTTTGTTATACCGACTGAGAAAACATGTTCTCAGTCTGCATCATAAGGATGACGTTGTCTGGTTTATTCTGAATGTGTTTGACTATACAAGAGTAACTATGTTCAGACACCTGCACTGCAGCTCATTGTTCCTAAAGTTAAAATGGTGGCATTTTCTGTTGTTAAATCTGATGATTGCATTCATAATTTTCATTGCCAGTTGTCCACTGATTACCCTCGTGATATTACAGTGTGAAGAGAAATCTGTTTTGTCTGGCATAGGATTATATTTATTAGCCTGGCATGTTCTGAATTTTGTACATTTGGCAAACCGAAACATGCTGCCGTTTCAAGCACAAGATTTGATCAGACTGGAGGCAAGATTCACCAATGTTGCTTGTGGCTTAAAGGGGTAGTATGTGGCAGTGTGTCATAGCTGCAGCCCATAAATATGTTCAGATCTTAGCACTGAAAAAGAGTCGGGCACTCTGTGTCTGTGTATGCATCAATTTTAAGCCCAATTCAGCGAGATACCTTGATGTTGCTTGCGGCGGCTTAAAGGGGTGTTTGGCGATGCCAGTGTGCCATAGCTACGCCTTAAAATCTTGAAATTCAAGGGACAAATTAGGAGTAGAGTGCAGCCAGAGTTAGGCACTCTGTAAATTTAAGTTGAATTCAAAACGTAGATTTTTCAGGACCCAGAGCTAAAATTGGAGGTTACCCGATCCATTCGGAGAAGAACAGGAGCACCGGAGCAACTGAACAGTGCGAGCAGGGAGCTCGACCCGGCGTCCCTCCGCGGAACGGCGAGGCAGGGGCCGCAGGTCGGAGGAGGAGggcactcacgcctgctcgcaccgcCTAGAGGGGAGAGGTGCCCTGGACGGCGCGGTCGCGCGGAGGCCGAGCTGGCCAGCAGCAGACGCGGCGGGCAAGGagtgcgggggagggggagggcggcgccgcggcggcctggccgGGCTGCTGTGCGGCGGTCGGTGGGGGACGCACGCTCGGGGCGTCTGGCTTCGGCCTTCGGACCTTGGTGGGCTACTGCTGAGCTGGGCCCCAGGTGGAATATGAAACGTGTAGTACAATTTATGCTAAGAATGTCTCAAAAAAAATTATGCTAAGAAAAAACCTATTTAAGCCTCTCAAAAATAAAATTCAGCAAAAtcccgaaatcactagttaagcgGTACCCTTTGCAAAGGTCACTTCTCATCTTCTCAGGTACTGATAAGTGGCGCACTACATGtccgtcacttgtcgcaacctgtgagttttccgtttatttttagattttttta
Above is a window of Triticum dicoccoides isolate Atlit2015 ecotype Zavitan chromosome 5B, WEW_v2.0, whole genome shotgun sequence DNA encoding:
- the LOC119312881 gene encoding receptor kinase-like protein Xa21; the encoded protein is MCDRPRRLLAIVVVTSLLSFAVAASSSSNATDFETLLCLKLHLSGSPNSLLGSWVQNNSLHFCSWPGVACNASRVVALNLENSGLDGQMPPCIANLTLLSRIHFPGNLLSSHIPAQLGQLRRLTYLNLSSNSLTGSIPNTLSSTSLQVIDLGNNKFSGDIPESIGKLRNLSFLRLARNSLTGSIPLSLGSSSSNSLVSVILANNSLTGPIPSALAHSSSLQVLNLVRNNLDGEIPPALFNSTSLQRLALGWNNFSGSIPAVVPNFNSPLQALILSVNSLAGTIPSTLGNFSSLRILLLAANSFKGSIPVSIAKIPNLQELDVSYNILSGTIPFSIFNMSSLTYLSLAVNNFVGELPFDIGYTLPSIQTFILQQNKVGGKIPASLANATNFLSINLGANAFYGIIPSFGSLSNLEELILASNQLEAGDWSFLSSLANCTQLQVLSLGTNMMQGNLPSSVGSLATSLGALVLHANKMSGSIPPELGNLTNLSFLRMEQNQFAGDLPSTIGNLASLTYVDLSRNRLSGQIPSSIGKLRQMNNLFLQENNFSGPIPRTLGDCRRLITLNLSCNSLSESIPRELFFLDSLSAGLDLSHNQLSGQIPPEIGGLINIGPLNFSNNRLSGLIPTALGACIRLESLHLEGNLLDGRIPQSLSNLRGIAEIDLSRNNLSGEIPNFFQSFNSLKLLNLSFNDLEGQMPQGGIFQNSSEVSVQGNSMLCSSSPMLQLPLCFASSRNRHTWRTLKITGISVAALALVCLLCVVFILLKRRSKRSKQSDQPSYTEMKSFSYADLAKATNGFSPDNLVGSGAYGSVYKGVLESETNGMIAVKVFKLDQLGAPKSFVAECEAFRNTRHHNLVRVISACSTWDNKGNDFKALIIEYMANGTLESWIYSETRRPLSLGSRVTIAGDIAAALDYLHNSCVPPIVHCDLKPSNVLLDDAMGAHLSDFGLAKFLQSHDSSSTITSTSLAGPRGSIGYIAPEYGIGNKISTAGDVYSYGIIILEMLTGKRPTDVLFKNGLSLQKFVGNAFPEKIRDILDPNIITPSFEDEGVDHGNHAMVGMLSCIMQLVQLGLSCSTETPKDRLTMPDVYAEVSAIKREYSALRIKE